In Ischnura elegans chromosome 6, ioIscEleg1.1, whole genome shotgun sequence, one genomic interval encodes:
- the LOC124161577 gene encoding uncharacterized protein LOC124161577, which produces MEGMEIKNVIAIIVLSLIVAASGKTARNEATPYQRFCTNANCPTYEHSSSIVANGEDCDSFCICTCDGALYMKCPEGLQYDDRTKSCDWPSVVGCGSTTHSHGPTTTPRPQGSCEKVKPKCPANNGVNATLLPNPGDCGSYCVCDWGNAIWMPCPAGLEFNPKLHVCDWPAHAGCSSTGEGTTEKPGSTTRKPPTPPHGNNGCDKVQSKCPAENSGNAILMPNPDDCGSYCVCDWGNAILMPCPPGLEFNPKLMVCDWPANAGCSSDPPITTTHDNFTPTKPQPTPGNNGCYKVQSQCPAENTGNAILLPNPDDCGSYCVCDWGKAIYMTCPAGLEFNAKLMVCDWPANAGCSSNIPTTTSHDIVTPTKPPPTGGDNGCYKVQLQCPAENTGNAILLPNPDDCGSYCVCDWGYAIYMTCPAGLEFNAKLMVCDSPANAGCSSNIPTTTSHDIVTPTKPPPTGGDNGCYKVQSQCPAENTGNAILLPNPDDCGSYCVCDWGKAIYMTCPAGLEFNAKLMVCDWPANAGCSSNIPTTTSHDIVTPTKPPPTGGDNGCYKVQSQCPAENTGNAILLPNPDDCGSYCVCDWGKAIYMTCPAGLEFNAKLMVCDWPANAGCSSNIPTTTSHDVVTPTKPRPTGGDNGCYKVQSQCPAENTGNAILLPNPDDCGSYCVCDWGKAIYMICPAGLEFNAKLMVCDWPANAGCSSNIPTTTSHDVVTPTKPQPTPGNNGCYKVQSKCPAENTGNAILLPNPDDCGSYCVCDWGKAIYMSCPAGLEFNAKLMVCDWPANAGCSSNIPTTTSHDVVTPTKPRPTGGDNGCYKVQSQCPAENTGNAILLPNPDDCGSYCVCDWGKAIYMICPAGLEFNAKLMVCDWPANAGCSSNIPTTTSHDVVTPTKPQPTPGNNGCYKVQSKCPAENTGNAILLPNPDDCGSYCVCDWGNAIYMSCPAGLEFNPKLMVCDWPANAGCRSNPPTTTTHDNVTPTKPQPTPGNNGCYKVQSKCPAENTGNAILLPNPDDCGSYCVCDWGNAIYMSCPAGLEFNPKLMVCDWPANAGCSSDPVHPPTPRPVDPTGPTGRPGNNGCSKVQPKCPAENSGNAILLPNPDDCGSYCVCDWGNAIYMSCPAGLEFNPKLMVCDWPANAGCSSDPVHPPTPRPVDPTGPTSRPGNNGCSKVKPKCPAENSGNAILLPNPDDCGSYCVCDWGNAIYMSCPAGLEFNPKLMVCDWPANAGCSSDPVNPSPSSNLCVDITCPPTNGVNATLLPNPHDCSSYCVCDYGRPFVMPCPSGLEFNPSLKVCDWPNNAGCTIAS; this is translated from the exons ATGGAAG gaatggaaataaaaaatgtgattgcAATCATCGTACTATCACTGATCGTAGCGGCTTCGGGGAAGACCGCGAGGAATGAAGCAACGCCGTACCAAAGATTCTGCACGAACGCGAACTGCCCAACCTATGAGCACAGCTCGTCAATAGTGGCAAATGGTGAGGACTGCGACTCATTCTGCATATGCACCTGTGATGGGGCCCTATACATGAAATGCCCTGAGGGATTGCAGTACGATGACAGAACAAAGAGTTGTGACTGGCCATCAGTAGTGGGATGCGGTTCAACTACGCATTCACACGGTCCAACAACAACTCCCAGGCCTCAGGGatcgtgtgaaaaagtaaaaCCAAAGTGTCCTGCAAATAATGGAGTGAATGCTACACTGCTGCCCAACCCTGGTGACTGTGGATCCTATTGCGTTTGTGATTGGGGAAATGCCATTTGGATGCCATGTCCGGCAGGGCTAGAATTCAACCCAAAACTGCATGTATGCGATTGGCCAGCGCACGCAGGTTGCAGTTCAACAGGCGAAGGTACAACAGAGAAGCCCGGAAGTACAACCAGAAAACCACCAACGCCACCACATGGTAACAATGGATGCGACAAGGTCCAATCAAAATGCCCAGCAGAGAACTCAGGCAACGCCATCCTAATGCCAAACCCAGACGACTGCGGATCCTACTGCGTATGTGACTGGGGAAATGCAATTTTGATGCCTTGTCCTCCAGGATTAGAGTTTAACCCTAAACTCATGGTGTGCGATTGGCCAGCTAACGCCGGATGTAGCTCAGACCCTCCAATAACAACCACCCATGATAATTTTACGCCAACTAAGCCTCAGCCTACACCAGGAAATAATGGCTGCTATAAAGTCCAGTCACAGTGTCCAGCAGAGAATACCGGAAACGCCATTCTCCTTCCTAACCCTGACGACTGTGGATCGTACTGCGTTTGTGACTGGGGCAAAGCCATCTACATGACTTGTCCTGCCGGATTAGAGTTCAACGCTAAGCTGATGGTGTGCGATTGGCCAGCCAACGCCGGATGTAGTTCAAATATTCCAACAACAACCTCCCATGATATTGTTACGCCTACTAAGCCTCCGCCTACAGGAGGAGATAATGGCTGCTATAAAGTCCAGTTACAGTGTCCAGCAGAGAATACCGGAAACGCCATTCTCCTTCCTAACCCTGACGACTGTGGATCCTACTGCGTGTGTGACTGGGGCTATGCCATCTACATGACTTGTCCTGCCGGATTAGAGTTCAACGCTAAGCTGATGGTGTGCGATTCGCCAGCCAACGCCGGATGTAGTTCAAACATTCCAACAACAACCTCCCATGATATTGTTACGCCGACTAAGCCTCCGCCTACAGGAGGAGATAATGGCTGCTATAAAGTTCAGTCACAGTGTCCAGCAGAGAATACCGGAAACGCCATTCTCCTTCCTAACCCTGACGACTGTGGATCGTACTGCGTTTGCGACTGGGGCAAAGCCATATACATGACTTGTCCTGCCGGATTAGAGTTCAACGCTAAGCTGATGGTGTGCGATTGGCCAGCCAACGCCGGATGTAGTTCAAACATTCCAACAACAACCTCCCATGATATTGTTACGCCGACTAAGCCTCCGCCTACAGGAGGAGATAATGGCTGCTATAAAGTTCAGTCACAGTGTCCAGCAGAGAATACCGGAAACGCCATTCTCCTTCCCAACCCTGACGACTGTGGATCGTACTGCGTTTGCGACTGGGGCAAAGCCATCTACATGACTTGTCCTGCCGGATTAGAGTTCAACGCTAAGCTGATGGTGTGCGATTGGCCAGCCAACGCCGGATGTAGTTCAAACATTCCAACAACAACTTCCCATGATGTTGTTACGCCTACTAAGCCTCGGCCTACAGGAGGAGATAATGGCTGCTATAAAGTCCAGTCACAGTGTCCAGCAGAGAATACCGGAAACGCCATTCTCCTTCCTAACCCTGATGACTGTGGATCATACTGCGTTTGCGACTGGGGCAAAGCCATCTACATGATTTGTCCTGCCGGATTAGAGTTCAACGCTAAGCTGATGGTGTGCGACTGGCCAGCCAACGCCGGATGTAGTTCAAACATTCCAACAACAACTTCCCATGATGTTGTTACGCCTACTAAGCCTCAGCCTACACCAGGAAATAATGGCTGCTATAAAGTCCAGTCAAAGTGTCCAGCAGAAAATACCGGGAACGCCATTCTCCTTCCCAACCCTGACGACTGTGGATCGTACTGCGTTTGCGACTGGGGCAAAGCCATCTACATGAGTTGTCCTGCCGGATTAGAGTTCAACGCTAAGCTGATGGTGTGCGATTGGCCAGCCAACGCCGGATGTAGTTCAAACATTCCAACAACAACTTCCCATGATGTTGTTACGCCTACTAAGCCTCGGCCTACAGGAGGAGATAATGGCTGCTATAAAGTCCAGTCACAGTGTCCAGCAGAGAATACCGGAAACGCCATTCTCCTTCCTAACCCTGATGACTGTGGATCATACTGCGTTTGCGACTGGGGCAAAGCCATCTACATGATTTGTCCTGCCGGATTAGAGTTCAACGCTAAGCTGATGGTGTGCGACTGGCCAGCCAACGCCGGATGTAGTTCAAACATTCCAACAACAACTTCCCATGATGTTGTTACGCCTACTAAGCCTCAGCCTACACCAGGAAATAATGGCTGCTATAAAGTCCAGTCAAAGTGTCCAGCAGAAAATACCGGGAACGCCATTCTCCTTCCCAACCCTGACGACTGTGGATCCTACTGCGTTTGTGACTGGGGCAATGCCATCTACATGAGTTGCCCTGCCGGATTGGAATTCAACCCTAAGCTGATGGTGTGCGACTGGCCAGCCAACGCCGGATGTAGATCAAATCCTCCAACCACAACCACCCATGATAATGTTACGCCTACTAAGCCTCAGCCTACACCAGGAAATAATGGCTGCTATAAAGTCCAGTCAAAGTGTCCAGCAGAGAATACCGGGAACGCCATTCTCCTTCCCAACCCTGACGACTGTGGATCCTACTGCGTTTGTGACTGGGGCAATGCCATCTACATGAGTTGTCCTGCCGGATTGGAATTCAACCCTAAGCTGATGGTGTGCGACTGGCCAGCCAACGCCGGATGTAGCTCTGACCCTGTACATCCACCAACGCCTCGTCCTGTAGATCCTACCGGTCCTACAGGTAGACCAGGAAATAATGGATGCTCTAAAGTTCAGCCAAAATGTCCAGCAGAGAATTCCGGCAATGCCATCCTTTTGCCTAATCCTGACGACTGCGGATCCTACTGCGTTTGTGACTGGGGCAATGCCATCTACATGAGTTGCCCTGCCGGATTGGAATTCAACCCTAAGCTGATGGTGTGCGACTGGCCAGCTAACGCCGGATGTAGCTCTGACCCTGTACATCCACCAACGCCTCGTCCTGTAGATCCTACCGGTCCTACAAGTAGACCAGGAAATAATGGATGCTCTAAAGTTAAGCCAAAATGTCCAGCAGAGAATTCCGGCAATGCCATCCTTTTGCCTAATCCTGACGACTGTGGATCCTACTGCGTTTGTGACTGGGGCAATGCCATCTACATGAGTTGCCCTGCCGGATTGGAATTCAACCCTAAGCTGATGGTGTGCGACTGGCCAGCTAACGCCGGATGTAGCTCTGACCCTGTTAATCCTTCACCCTCTTCTAATTTGTGTGTCGATATAACTTGTCCTCCAACGAATGGCGTAAATGCTACCCTCCTTCCGAATCCCCATGATTGCTCCTCATACTGTGTTTGCGACTACGGTCGTCCATTTGTAATGCCTTGTCCCTCTGGCCTTGAATTCAATCCTTCCCTGAAGGTTTGTGATTGGCCGAATAACGCCGGTTGCACAATAGCATCATGA